In Lytechinus variegatus isolate NC3 chromosome 12, Lvar_3.0, whole genome shotgun sequence, a single window of DNA contains:
- the LOC121424947 gene encoding melatonin receptor type 1B-B-like — METFTEMSSIFENCTSNCTDDNYDLYPHSYIIATIYLFTSILGILGNSLVIIGVIVTPKLQTPTNVLIVNLAIADLLTCMILPFQVYGILHEAIGAKFPRVCSFIGSVIYVTFTCSAVTLVLIAINRCYVITKNVHTTTGLNTHKKQLFLAVLSWILACLYNFIPIYGFHLTEFSYYPPYKQCFTSPTDTSDIYHNFLAILIGCHIVIMLGCYIRILVHVRQQRKLFHIFFGSSRSQQLEHRHHIKRLSQREVKVTKNLFSVVVAFICCTIPTAVAFVTPGVLLSGLYTTAVLYFNNCINPVFYAFRHPVFKKFFERLFMRVLKNFHCPKKLIPAGDSRYLAKTQEKSVTMACLYAVNVSQIVALQGVSDSIEMLDML; from the coding sequence atggagACCTTCACAGAAATGTCATCAATATTTGAGAATTGCACCAGCAACTGCACCGATGACAATTACGATCTCTATCCACACTCGTACATCATCGCGACCATCTACCTCTTCACATCCATCCTCGGTATCCTCGGGAATAGTCTCGTCATCATCGGCGTCATCGTCACACCCAAACTCCAGACACCTACCAATGTGTTGATCGTGAACCTGGCCATCGCTGACCTCCTGACGTGCATGATACTTCCGTTTCAGGTGTACGGTATCCTCCATGAAGCAATTGGAGCGAAATTTCCTCGTGTCTGTAGCTTCATAGGGAGTGTGATCTATGTGACGTTCACCTGTAGCGCAGTCACCCTTGTACTGATAGCGATAAATCGATGTTATGTCATTACCAAGAACGTTCACACCACAACGGGTCTTAACACACACAAGAAACAACTATTCCTGGCTGTTCTATCATGGATCCTAGCCTGTTTATACAACTTCATCCCAATTTATGGTTTCCATTTGACAGAGTTTTCCTACTATCCTCCCTATAAACAATGCTTCACAAGTCCGACGGACACGAGCGATATTTATCACAACTTCTTAGCCATTCTAATCGGGTGCCATATTGTCATCATGCTTGGTTGTTACATAAGAATTCTGGTACATGTCCGGCAACAGCGAAAACTCTTTCATATCTTCTTCGGCAGCAGTCGCAGCCAGCAACTCGAGCACCGGCATCACATCAAGCGTCTTAGCCAACGAGAGGTAAAGGTCACCAAGAACCTCTTCAGCGTCGTCGTCGCATTCATCTGCTGTACCATCCCAACTGCAGTGGCCTTTGTGACTCCTGGAGTGCTGCTATCAGGGTTATACACCACCGCTGTCCTTTACTTTAACAATTGTATCAATCCTGTCTTCTACGCCTTCAGACATCCTGTCTTTAAGAAGTTCTTCGAGAGGCTGTTCATGCGCGTCCTCAAGAACTTCCATTGTCCAAAGAAGCTGATTCCTGCAGGAGATAGTCGCTATCTTGCTAAAACCCAGGAAAAGAGCGTTACGATGGCGTGTTTATACGCTGTAAATGTCAGTCAGATAGTCGCTCTTCAAGGTGTATCAGACTCGATAGAGATGCTAGATATGTTATAG